One window from the genome of Pseudomonas frederiksbergensis encodes:
- a CDS encoding cation:proton antiporter: MYQNLALLAAFLLTYSIFAGRFESRLLNGPLMFMLAGLILGPAFLGILQPRIDKDGLRILAELTLAIVLFSDAANANLKTLKAYEGLPLRLLLLGLPLTMLSGWLVGMWLFPQVPSLELAILATLLAPTDAALGKAVVSNPKVPASVREGLNVESGLNDGICVPVLLMFLALLIEEQTRSPLSMAGLLFIEELGIGAVTGVVLTLIAWRLQRYSGQHQWQTPVWSQLMLPGLAVLCFATAQAIGGSGFIAAFVGGLFASYLFTQQKHHLLKASEEFASLLSVVTWVVFGALVVPRAWSSLTVEVWLYALLSLTVIRVLPVLISLAGSRFDLETRLFIGWFGPRGLASIVFAVMILEYPLEASHTLVAVAVCTVFLSVLLHGLTANPWVARLARRDH; encoded by the coding sequence ATGTATCAGAACCTAGCCCTGCTTGCCGCGTTCCTCCTGACCTACAGCATATTTGCAGGACGTTTCGAGTCACGCCTGCTCAATGGTCCGCTGATGTTCATGCTTGCCGGCCTGATTCTCGGCCCGGCGTTTCTAGGTATTCTGCAACCTCGCATTGACAAGGACGGCCTACGGATCCTGGCCGAGCTGACACTGGCAATTGTTCTTTTCAGCGATGCCGCCAACGCCAACCTCAAGACTCTAAAAGCATACGAAGGTCTACCGTTACGCTTGTTGCTGCTGGGGCTACCACTGACCATGCTGAGTGGCTGGCTGGTGGGCATGTGGTTGTTTCCACAGGTACCGTCATTGGAGCTGGCAATACTGGCGACCCTCCTGGCGCCCACCGACGCGGCGCTGGGCAAGGCCGTTGTGAGCAATCCCAAGGTTCCCGCGTCCGTGCGTGAAGGGTTGAATGTTGAGAGCGGATTGAATGATGGCATCTGTGTTCCGGTGTTGCTGATGTTCCTGGCGCTGCTGATCGAAGAACAGACACGTTCTCCCCTCTCGATGGCCGGGCTGCTGTTTATCGAGGAGCTTGGCATCGGCGCGGTGACCGGTGTCGTCCTGACGCTTATCGCCTGGAGGTTGCAGCGTTACTCTGGACAACATCAATGGCAGACGCCCGTGTGGTCACAACTGATGCTGCCCGGCTTAGCCGTTCTTTGCTTTGCCACAGCTCAAGCAATAGGCGGGAGCGGGTTTATCGCCGCATTTGTCGGCGGGTTGTTCGCCAGCTATCTGTTTACCCAGCAAAAGCATCACCTGCTAAAGGCCAGCGAAGAATTCGCCAGCCTGTTATCGGTCGTTACCTGGGTCGTATTTGGCGCGCTGGTAGTTCCTCGGGCCTGGAGCAGCCTTACCGTGGAGGTCTGGCTATACGCGCTGCTCAGCCTGACCGTGATCCGCGTACTGCCGGTACTGATCAGCCTTGCAGGAAGCCGCTTCGATCTCGAAACCCGGCTGTTCATCGGCTGGTTCGGCCCGCGAGGCCTGGCAAGCATTGTCTTCGCCGTCATGATATTGGAGTACCCCCTTGAAGCCAGCCATACCTTGGTAGCTGTTGCCGTCTGTACCGTTTTCCTGAGCGTGTTACTCCATGGCTTGACGGCCAACCCATGGGTTGCTCGGCTGGCTCGCCGCGATCATTGA
- a CDS encoding AI-2E family transporter → MEPTPIAERSFSHSLLNVLIRAGLIAVLVIVCFQIFSPFKELLLWSLILAITLYPLQRRLKDMLGQKDGYISTLIVLITIGILTVPIYLLGTSIADSVNSVISLLKSGNLHVPPPPDSIAAWPLVGKPLHDLWQQAASDLPDLVYKFVPQIKGISLALLSKLAGVSMGLISFIFALVIAGIIMAHGENGSRSAVQIATRLSGPIRGPQIAGLCTATIRAVALGVVGIAFIQMLLIGVGFVIMGIPGAGLLALAVLLIGIIQLPATLITLPVIVFVFATEGASTATIVFAIYIFVAGLVDNVLKPLLLGRGVDVPMPVVLIGALGGMVTSGVIGLFIGPVVLAVGYQLFWQWVRSAPDD, encoded by the coding sequence TTGGAGCCCACACCGATCGCCGAGAGATCGTTCTCTCACAGTCTGCTGAATGTACTGATTCGCGCCGGGCTGATTGCGGTTCTGGTGATTGTCTGCTTCCAGATCTTCAGTCCGTTCAAGGAACTGTTGCTTTGGTCATTGATCCTGGCGATCACACTTTATCCGTTGCAGCGTCGGCTGAAGGACATGCTGGGGCAAAAGGACGGGTACATTTCAACGCTGATCGTGCTGATCACCATTGGTATTCTCACCGTGCCGATCTATCTGTTAGGCACTTCCATCGCCGACTCAGTGAACAGTGTCATAAGTCTGCTCAAGAGCGGCAATCTGCATGTTCCACCGCCGCCCGATTCGATCGCCGCTTGGCCACTCGTGGGCAAACCACTGCATGACCTCTGGCAACAGGCAGCGTCCGACCTGCCGGACCTGGTGTACAAGTTCGTACCGCAGATCAAAGGGATCAGCCTGGCACTGTTGAGCAAGCTCGCCGGGGTCAGCATGGGCTTGATCAGCTTCATCTTCGCCCTGGTCATCGCCGGCATAATCATGGCCCATGGAGAAAACGGCAGTCGCAGCGCGGTACAGATCGCTACGCGTTTAAGCGGTCCGATCAGAGGGCCGCAGATCGCTGGACTGTGTACTGCCACAATCCGTGCGGTGGCGCTTGGGGTGGTCGGAATCGCCTTCATCCAGATGCTGCTGATTGGTGTCGGTTTCGTGATCATGGGTATCCCTGGCGCGGGTCTACTGGCCCTCGCGGTTCTGCTGATCGGCATCATTCAGCTACCGGCGACACTCATTACCCTCCCGGTGATCGTCTTCGTTTTCGCCACCGAAGGCGCCAGCACGGCGACCATTGTGTTCGCCATCTATATCTTCGTCGCCGGCCTGGTAGACAACGTACTCAAGCCACTATTGTTGGGACGCGGTGTCGATGTACCGATGCCGGTGGTGTTAATCGGGGCCTTGGGGGGAATGGTCACCAGCGGCGTCATCGGGTTGTTCATCGGCCCGGTGGTGCTGGCTGTCGGTTACCAGCTCTTTTGGCAGTGGGTGCGTAGCGCGCCCGACGACTAG
- a CDS encoding potassium channel family protein codes for MNFAHAKHIRREFYKTVWFYLHVVWPILSLIIISIVLIGLIISYLEAWSPFDGIYFAFVTGLTIGYGDFAPKLAITRVLAILLGFNGILMTAIFASISIRAIEIAVRAAERDKH; via the coding sequence ATGAACTTCGCCCATGCAAAGCACATCCGTCGTGAGTTCTACAAAACAGTGTGGTTCTATTTGCATGTGGTCTGGCCGATTCTGTCTCTCATCATCATTAGTATCGTGCTGATCGGCCTGATCATCAGCTATCTGGAAGCGTGGAGTCCTTTTGACGGCATCTATTTTGCCTTCGTGACGGGCTTGACCATCGGGTACGGGGACTTCGCACCAAAGCTGGCCATCACTCGTGTGCTTGCGATCCTGCTCGGTTTTAACGGCATCCTGATGACGGCGATATTTGCGTCGATCAGTATTCGGGCTATCGAGATTGCAGTACGGGCCGCAGAGCGGGACAAGCACTGA